The nucleotide sequence ACTCCGGGTAAGAGAAGCTAAACTTTTTAGCTGCTAGATGGTAAACATAGTGTAGTGAGCTAACAAAACGCACATGTTGGACTTCTGTTTATTAGATATTGCGATCGTGGCTTCAGCGGAATGATAATAATGCTTCGTAGACTTGTATGTaacagtgatgtgtttctgcaggCGTGGTGTCCGTTGACAACACACACCCTCCATGTAGCGGCAGACACATTGAGTACGTCAGTGTTGGTCCTATGTGCCGCTATGCTGAGGACCTGCTGCCCATGCTGAAGATCATGGCAGGACCCAACACTGACATGTAAGAACTCGGTGAGAATCTGCTGCTTCAGGGAAGATGTTATGAGTGTCTTTCATTTCTCACCACCTCAGAACTATAGATCTGTATTTACACTTGCGTATACATGGGTACTGAGTCAGACAGGATAGGTTTTAAATGGAAGTAACACCAGAGTTGGCCCCTGTTCCCAAAACTTTTCTACTCTCTTTCACTTTAAACTAAAACCAAAATAGAAATGTGAGTGTTTTCGTGTTTTTCACGTGTGTTTTCGTAGGTTGTCCTTAAACACAAAGGTTGACTTGAAGAAACTGCGGTTCTTCACTATCCCTGACAACTGTGGGTCCAGTATGACGTCCCCTGTTTGCAAAGACTTGATTGATATTCAGAGAAAGGTGTGTTCAGTTCAGTTACTCAAATCATCTCGTGTGTAaaagttacaaaagaaatgctGTAAATCCTGGCAGATTATGAGAAGGAAAATTATGTGATGTTCTCCAGGTGGTGGAACGTCTGGAGACCGACCTCGGGGTGAAAGTCCAAGAAGTGCGGTTACTGGAGCTCCGTTATAGTCCCCAGATCTGGGAGTCCTACATGAATCTTCCTGACAAGGAAGGCAAGGTATGTTTATCAGTGATCCTGATATGGACCAGgatccatccacccattttcatcccctcatccgtagtcgggttgcgggggcagcgACTTTAACAGagaaccccaaacttccctttccctggccacatttaccagctctgactgggggatcccaaggcattcccaagGCAGTGTTCACGTTTAATCCCTCCACCTAGGACCCTCCTTTCTGGCatcttggagtaaactttcccggGGAggttgaggagtgtgatgcccctgttgttggcacacaccctctggtccaccattttaaaaagaagaaccaccaccccagtctgctactctttcagcactgtcccagactaccacgcaatgttaaagaggcgtgtcatccataaCAGCCCCTCAACACACAGGGCCTTCAGAATTTCAAAACGAaactcatcaacacccggggctttgccaccgtgaagttgtttaaccaCTTTGGTGACTGcgcccagagagattgatttgagtcccccatcatcctccaggtCCACCTCTGAAATAGAGtccgggtcagttggggtagttggatttaGAAGTtactcaaagtgttccttccaccgactgACGTCCTCCTCAGTCAGGGTCAACATTGTTCCATCCTTGCTGTATATAGCATGGTTGGTCCCCATTTTCCCTTGAGGTGTTGACAGTcttccagaacaactttggtgcatTTGgaaagtccttctccatggtgtctttgaaCCTCTCCCACACCTGTTTTGCCTTGGTCACAATGAGGCTGCAGCACTTCTGGCCCGTCAGCACCTtgcaactgcctcaggagtccccacGGTGTCTGATGTGTCTATGCAtattgatgaaaaaacaaatcaataaagttaaaaatgggTGTTTTAGCTGTTTTCTATTTGTAGAATGCAGATAAACATGTAAGAAGTTTCACTGGGAGAGAAAAACAGTCAAGGGTTTTACACTTTTCTATCTGTTTAGCTGCTTATTCACAGTTTACCACACACGTAATGCTATAGCACAAAAATCTGGTTGGTCTCCTATAAAATACACACTcagttttataaatgaaatgttcGTCAGCCTCCTCAGACTATTGCTAAACTAATGGGAGAACCGGGACGCCCCGTTTGGCCTCTGTGGGAGCTGCTAAAAAGAATCGTGGGGAAATCAGAGCACACCATGGCTGCCATTGGTAAGATTTCCATTGTGATGTGTTTAAACTAATTTAATGTTCAAAATCTTCAATTAATTTGTATcattatatacaatatatatctgttttaatgagaaaaataaaatgtttattgatATGAAATGCATTAAGATGACTGATGTATGAAAAGGTGTActtggacaaaaataaacaaaattatgaactaatgtacagtatgtatgtattattGTTTTCAGTTGTCGCGCTGCTTGAGAAGTTCAAATCCAAACCTTCATCCTTCGCTATCCAGCAGAAGGAGAAGCTCCAGAAGAAGATTGAGGACATGTTGGGGAATGATGGTGTTATTCTTTACCCTCCCCAACCCAGAGTGGCTCCTAAACACCACCATCCACTTTTCACACTATATGACTTCAGTTACACAGGTTAGTCCAACCGGAATTCTTACAGCTACCACATTCCTGTCAGTCTACATTGCAAAGAAAAGTTTATTCTGTGAACTTTGTCCAATAGaacatgattcattcattcaccagaACAAAGTTGTCAGAAAGTACAGTAATACCTTGACATACAAGCTTAATTTGTTCTGCCACTGAGCTCataaatcaaaaaaattttccGTGTCAGCATTGTAAAAAACCTCATTCCTCGTTCTCCAGGTATATTCAACACTCTGGGGCTGCCCGTCACCCAGTGCCCTCTGGGTCTGGGTGAGGAAGGCCTGCCCCTGGGTGTGCAGGTTGTTGCTGGGAAAATGCAGGACCACCTGACCCTGGAGGTGGCGCTCTACCTGGAGAAGACTTTTGGAGGCTGGAGGGACCCTGgagcaaaaaaatcttcttgaGATAATGGCGTTAATAAATCCGTGGACAGGAGCTAGTTGGACTTATCATACTTACACTAAACCTTACTACTTACTGTTTGATACAGATTCCAAGCAGTAACTATTGATTAAACTGAATCATTTATTCAAGTGAAGGAGATTGATTTTTGTTCCAATGGAGGTCTTGAAGGATCTAGTGGGAAATCCTGATTACTGTATGAAATGGTTCAGCGTAAATATAAAGTCTTGAAAACATGCGAGAGCATACATTTTATGAAGAAGAATGAATTTCAAACTAATTTAAATCACACTCCCACATCATTCTTGAGGAAATTATTAGGTTACTTCATTGTAATTAAGATTAAACATTTATTGCTGCGTCATAACTTATTGGCTTCAATTCATTTTGGAGGCGGTTTCTACTTCCGGTGAAACCGTTAGTTTGGTGTTCATCCCCGGGACTCCCAGCGTTCTGACCGTCGTCCAGTCTGCGTGGAGGAATCATGTCTGTGGGTTTGTGGGAAAGGGCTGCTGCGTGGGTCTTCAAGGCGGTCACGGGAGTCCTGTTCGCGCTGTTCCGGCTGTTGTCCCCCCGGAGAGACGACGTCTCCCGGAACCGAGTCCCACCTGTCAGCaacccgctgctgctgctgtcagcgACGCAGCTGGCCAAGAAGATCCGGAGGAGAGAGGTTCGTAGCCCGGTGGAGCCGAGCGGAGCTCAGGACTGGAGATTAAAACATGACTTTATTTAAATAGAGTTTGTTTAGAATGCTGTCTCCATGGTGAGCAAACATTTATAGAACGTAACTATATAATATAGTTCAGTTAAAGTAAGTACTTACTGTATAAACCACGTGTCAAACCAAAGGCCCCTGGGCCCGCCACGGGAGCTTAAAAGTTagagtatctaaaaataaataggacaaAAGTGGGCTTTGACCAAAATTACAGTTCCCACACTGTAATTCacgtaattaagcccattttaactttgatcaAAACGCttcaaacaaagttaatgtcctaacttgtgtctgatgttaattttcttcattcattg is from Antennarius striatus isolate MH-2024 chromosome 23, ASM4005453v1, whole genome shotgun sequence and encodes:
- the LOC137590604 gene encoding fatty-acid amide hydrolase 2-A-like, whose protein sequence is MSVGLWERAAAWVFKAVTGVLFALFRLLSPRRDDVSRNRVPPVSNPLLLLSATQLAKKIRRREVSSVEVVQAYIDRIQDVNPLVNAVVKDRFDAALQEAAQVDKLIEEETGGEEVLEDRLPLLGVPLSVKDYFSLQGMPLTTGVVSRQGVVPTVDSPPVAFLKRAGAIPLGVTNVPELCMWAESHNHLYGMTRNPYDLERTPGGSSGGEACLIAAAGAVIGIGSDIGGSIRIPSFCCGTFGHKTTPGVVSVDNTHPPCSGRHIEYVSVGPMCRYAEDLLPMLKIMAGPNTDMLSLNTKVDLKKLRFFTIPDNCGSSMTSPVCKDLIDIQRKVVERLETDLGVKVQEVRLLELRYSPQIWESYMNLPDKEGKPPQTIAKLMGEPGRPVWPLWELLKRIVGKSEHTMAAIVVALLEKFKSKPSSFAIQQKEKLQKKIEDMLGNDGVILYPPQPRVAPKHHHPLFTLYDFSYTGIFNTLGLPVTQCPLGLGEEGLPLGVQVVAGKMQDHLTLEVALYLEKTFGGWRDPGAKKSS